A DNA window from Drosophila pseudoobscura strain MV-25-SWS-2005 chromosome 2, UCI_Dpse_MV25, whole genome shotgun sequence contains the following coding sequences:
- the LOC6897505 gene encoding GPI ethanolamine phosphate transferase 1-like → MWELQVIVVHILLIGCFVNIYFQSTILEELEPQKTLPEFGLRPPADRLVVFLIDGLRAESFFANNCRGVPHLQKLFLNQGVVGISRGCAPTMTRPGHIAIFAGFNEDPQAAITNFEWNPTRFDSIFNRSRHAIGWLDKTVSDFFARSGGTPLRFETYRYSDFSRRFKTDTWVYNKAREFLTNNESIRELQNATAVVFLVYLLDIDKAGHVFTPLHREYRKRLYLTQKRIRETYDLFESAFNNSRTAYLMTSDHGMSDVGHHGGGSDMEIEMPFFFWGAGVKHLGPPGSQLNFTANAQGLQMPLQELEQIQLAPLMSALIGLPPPTNNRAPLPLGYLNVSEEYERQALFLNVLQFMAQAQVMIRRHEQSFFHKWLPKYKYLDSRRIASLPSEVNRLVAAGHDRKAVNLLMQASWQARECLDFYQSYYNIPLLVALTASYFGLFYCLTVMLTRECTESKQRKKGLVTWMTLLMAILGLVLGYVLFLQRVPWYTEFYLLLPIGIWTMALAERPLHGKSIPFPFTLFIWTVIPAGLVIATSFTSTHVGLLYAAVVCGYNRRGFLRTTGKFFIWLTAMLLPSAFLVVTQNFSLEWILDAIDLDLESYVLAFSMFLAVLLPWILGHKFVEHVWMINSGILLMGVYGTYLYENNLEINLFLRTAFWAFLAYAFVSLPYSKEKAPRKRFNLITFNLVAVHALLCVSTGSLFLQMMITEFLLRQEIHDKVTKKPKNEIREPLDRLKLNYHYAVLILFYFLVSFFGSGHWALGFAFRATTGRLLISSFTPFIITILIIAKIMIPSIIFIAGIYTLSPYARLNTRAIFNCMFLISDAMGLFFCLYIPNRGNWRQVRRSLDHVLLTNLVVILLLASSCLTKTFLMPIKRAKPESITEVKGGDVIVLTSAGSAE, encoded by the exons ATGTGGGAGCTTCAGGTGATAGTGGTGCACATTTTGCTGATCGGTTGTTTTGtaaacatatattttcaatCGACTATTTTGGAGGAGCTTGAGCCCCAGAAGACACTGCCTGAGTTTGGGCTGAGGCCGCCGGCAGATCGATTGGTGGTATTCCTGATCGATGGTCTTCGGGCAGAGTCATTCTTTGCAAATAACTGCAGAGGAGTGCCGCACCTCCAGAAACTTTTCTTGAATCAAGGTGTGGTCGGAATTTCGCGAGGCTGCGCACCGACAATGACCCGACCCGGACACATTGCCATCTTCGCTGGCTTCAATGAAGATCCCCAAGCGGCAATTACCAATTTTGAGTGGAATCCGACACGCTTTGACTCCATATTTAATCGGAGTCGCCATGCCATCGGATGGCTCGATAAAACAGTGTCCGATTTCTTCGCGCGGTCCGGTGGTACGCCACTGAGATTCGAAACGTACAGATATTCGGATTTCAGTAGAAGATTTAAGACCGATACTTGGGTTTACAACAAGGCCCGTGAGTTTCTTACCAACAACGAGAGCATCAGAGAGTTGCAAAACGCAACAGCGGTGGTATTTTTGGTTTATCTATTGGATATTGATAAGGCTGGCCATGTGTTCACACCACTTCACCGCGAGTACCGGAAGAGGCTGTATTTGACGCAGAAGAGGATTCGGGAGACGTACGATCTCTTTGAGAGTGCATTCAACAACAGTCGCACGGCCTATCTGATGACCTCTGATCATGGCATGTCAGATGTTG GCCACCATGGCGGGGGATCTGATATGGAAATAGAAATGCCCTTCTTCTTTTGGGGAGCCGGAGTCAAGCACTTGGGACCGCCTGGTTCCCAGCTGAACTTCACTGCCAATGCGCAAGGACTTCAGATGCCTCTGCAAGAGCTGGAGCAGATCCAGCTGGCGCCGCTGATGTCGGCCTTAATAGGCCTGCCGCCGCCCACTAACAATAGGGCCCCGCTACCGCTGGGCTATCTTAATGTGAGCGAAGAGTACGAGCGGCAGGCGTTGTTCTTGAATGTCCTGCAGTTCATGGCCCAGGCGCAGGTCATGATACGCCGCCATGAGCAAAGCTTCTTCCACAAATGGCTGCCGAAATATAAGTACCTGGACTCGAGGCGCATCGCCAGCCTTCCCTCTGAAGTGAATCGCCTAGTGGCAGCGGGCCACGACAGGAAAGCAGTAAACCTACTCATGCAAGCGTCCTGGCAGGCCCGGGAGTGCCTGGATTTTTATCAGAGCTACTATAACATTCCGCTACTTGTGGCCTTAACTGCATCGTATTTTGGCCTGTTCTACTGCTTGACTGTCATGCTGACACGCGAATGCACAGAGAGCAAACAGCGGAAGAAGGGACTCGTCACATGGATGACTCTTCTGATGGCCATACTGGGACTGGTGCTCGGATATGTATTGTTTCTGCAGAGGGTGCCCTGGTACACGGAGTTTTACCTGCTGTTGCCCATAGGCATTTGGACGATGGCACTAGCCGAACGGCCGCTGCATGGTAAATCCATACCTTTTCCGTTTACACTTTTCATCTGGACAGTGATTCCCGCTGGATTGGTTATAGCGACATCCTTTACGAGCACCCATGTGGGGCTGCTGTATGCAGCGGTCGTGTGTGGCTACAATCGACGCGGCTTCCTTCGGACTACGGGGAAATTCTTTATATGGTTGACAGCCATGCTGTTGCCAAGTGCATTTCTAGTTGTCACGCAAAACTTCAGCTTGGAATGGATATTAGATGCTATTGACCTAGACCTCGAGAGCTATGTCCTAGCGTTCAGCATGTTTCTGGCAGTGCTCCTTCCATGGATATTGGGACATAAATTTGTGGAGCACGTTTGGATGATCAATTCAGGAATTCTACTGATGGGAGTCTATGGAACTTACCTCTACGAGAATAACCTCGAAATTAATCTCTTTCTGCGGACTGCCTTCTGGGCTTTCCTTGCCTATGCCTTCGTATCGTTGCCATACAGCAAAGAGAAAGCCCCTAGAAAACGATTTAATTTGATTACCTTCAACCTGGTGGCAGTTCATGCACTGCTCTGCGTTTCAACGGGGTCGCTCTTCCTCCAAATGATGATAACCGAGTTTCTGCTTCGGCAGGAAATTCACGACAAGGTtacaaaaaaaccgaaaaatgaGATCCGGGAACCACTAGATCGCCTGAAGCTAAACTATCACTACGCCGTCTTGATTCTGTTTTACTTCTTAGTATCGTTCTTCGGATCCGGACACTGGGCATTAGGTTTCGCCTTCAGAGCAACAACTGGACGACTGCTAATATCCAGCTTTACTCCATTTATAATAACCATTCTCATCATAGCCAAGATAATGATTCCATCCATTATATTCATAGCAGGGATATACACTCTTTCGCCGTATGCCCGTCTGAATACACGGGCTATTTTCAACTGTATGTTCTTGATTAGCGATGCCATGGGcttgtttttctgtttataTATTCCAAACAGAGGCAACTGGCGCCAAGTTCGCCGATCACTCGATCACGTCCTACTGACAAACCTTGTTGTGATCCTGTTGCTGGCCTCTTCGTGTTTAACCAAGACCTTCCTTATGCCAATTAAGCGAGCCAAGCCGGAAAGCATTACGGAAGTAAAGGGAGGAGACGTGATTGTCCTTACGTCTGCGGGGTCTGCTGAATAG
- the LOC4802190 gene encoding glucose dehydrogenase [FAD, quinone], translating to MRLWLGSLVLCLFSLLQSSRGQLLVDLLRDFETSLLNTRIPDTSRFLPEYDFIIVGAGTAGCVLANRLSEITSASVLLLEAGDQETFISDVPLTAALTQMTRYNWGYKAEPTANACQGLKEGVCNWPKGRGIGGTSLINFMLYTRGHRRDYDDWAAANNSGWSYDEVLPYFKKSERIGIPELYKSPYHGRNGPLDVQYTDYKSQLLKAFLKSGQELGYDITDPNGEHLMGFGRSQATIRNGRRCSTSKAFIQPVVQRKNLHISMKSWVTKLIIDPLTKTAVGVEFVKQRQRFVVRARKEVILSAGTIASPQLLMLSGVGPGDHLREHNITVLQNLPVGYNLQDHITLNGLVFVVNDSTVNDARLLNPTDIFRYLFAGQGPYTIPGGAEAFAFVRTPSSSHAKDYPDMELVLGAGSLSGDRFGTMRNLLGITDEFYETMFGDLQNRETFGLVPVLLRPKSRGRISLRSRNPFHWPRMEPNFMEHPDDIQAMIEGIEMIMQVARSKSMVKMGTHFHDRPFPGCEHLTFASQEYWRCCLRRYGSSLQHQSGTCKMGPIGDPSAVVDSGLRVHGIRKLRVVDASVMPNVPAGHTNAIVIMIAEKAADMIKNTWRMRTT from the exons ATGAGGCTTTGGCTTGGCTCCCTCGTCCTCTGTCTGTTCTCCCTCTTGCAATCCTCCAGGGGCCAGCTCTTGGTGGACTTGCTGCGGGACTTTGAGACATCGCTGCTGAATACAAGGATCCCGGATACCTCGCGCTTCTTGCCGGAGTATGACTTCATCATTGTCGGTGCTGGCACCGCAGGCTGTGTCCTGGCCAATCGTCTGAGTGAGATTACTTCAGCGAGTGTTCTGCTGTTGGAGGCGGGCGATCAGGAGACCTTCATCAGTGATGTGCCCCTGACAGCGGCCCTGACCCAAATGACCCGCTACAATTGGGGCTACAAAGCGGAGCCGACCGCCAACGCCTGCCAGGGCCTGAAAGAAGGCGTTTGCAACTGGCCCAAGGGGCGTGGCATTGGCGGTACCAGCCTGATAAACTTCATGCTGTACACGCGGGGCCATCGAAGAGACTACGACGATTGGGCGGCGGCTAACAACTCGGGCTGGTCCTACGACGAAGTCCTGCCCTATTTCAAGAAGTCCGAGCGTATTGGCATACCCGAGCTGTACAAGTCGCCGTATCATGGCCGGAACGGACCGCTGGATGTCCAGTACACGGACTACAAGTCGCAGCTGCTGAAGGCATTCCTCAAGTCGGGTCAAGAGTTGGGCTACGACATCACCGATCCGAATGGAGAGCACCTTATGGGCTTCGGCAGGTCGCAGGCCACAATCCGAAACGGTCGACGCTGCAGTACCAGCAAGGCGTTCATCCAGCCAGTGGTGCAGCGCAAGAACCTGCACATCTCCATGAAGAGTTGGGTCACTAAACTCATCATTGATCCACTCACTAAAACGGCCGTCGGCGTGGAGTTCGTCAAGCAGCGTCAGCGATTTGTGGTGCGGGCCAGAAAGGAGGTCATCCTCTCCGCTGGCACCATAGCCAGTCCccagctgctgatgctgtccGGCGTGGGACCCGGCGATCATCTCCGGGAGCACAATATCACAGTGCTGCAGAATCTGCCGGTGGGGTACAATCTCCAGGATCACATCACCCTCAACGGCTTGGTATTCGTGGTCAATGATTCGACAGTGAACGATGCCCGCCTTCTGAACCCAACGGATATATTCCGTTACCTGTTTGCAGGCCAGGGACCATACACCATACCAGGTGGAGCCGAGGCTTTTGCCTTTGTGCGTACTCCAAGCTCTAGCCATG CTAAGGACTATCCGGACATGGAGTTGGTCTTGGGAGCTGGTTCCCTGAGTGGCGATCGCTTTGGGACTATGCGCAATCTTTTGGGCATAACGGACGAATTCTATGAGACAATGTTCGGTGACTTGCAGAACAGAGAAACCTTTGGGCTGGTCCCAGTGCTGCTGCGACCCAAGAGTCGAGGACGCATCTCATTGCGCAGTCGGAATCCATTTCACTGGCCTCGTATGGAACCTAACTTTATGGAGCATCCGGACGACATACAAGCCATGATCGAGGGCATTGAAATG ATCATGCAGGTGGCTCGTTCCAAGTCCATGGTCAAGATGGGCACTCATTTCCACGATCGACCCTTTCCCGGGTGTGAGCACTTGACCTTCGCCAGCCAAGAGTACTGGCGCTGTTGCCTGCGTCGCTACGGTTCCAGCCTGCAACATCAGTCAGGCACCTGCAAGATGGGACCCATTGGGGATCCCTCGGCTGTGGTGGATTCCGGTCTCAGGGTTCATGGCATTCGAAAGTTGCGGGTTGTGGATGCCTCAGTAATGCCAAATGTGCCGGCTGGACACACGAATGCTATTGTTATCATGATTGCCGAAAAGGCGGCGGACATGATCAAGAATACGTGGCGCATGAGGACCACATAA
- the LOC4802192 gene encoding uncharacterized protein — MNELSVMDCAKMPLDRMDMVQRSLKCRTIEIFEYDEPVSFTGEEEELAIEPTPDTEDATEDDEDRAMHAVAEIDCIIRRIELMQLAIRQRQNQAISEDQTAPEEEQQPEEEYLTKIQQLCQEIERKRKELDVKVEVQELMPERPKPLELSCQEKVEVRDLQHAHHRLQCEISEMICRYQNLRATLRDFRLRMCSINKQLRHMSARAQEFNEWVLQVAGELHVCLERYHYLLHQKISKIEAQTTAKVHIFRFFSLNKQFLMNSRLPRDLRDLRFEIDELCIFINDLTEEMEERFDKVEHSTWIKNKDFGSTKDLSTPLVEMQSVLSTVIKGKPSKLKGTKANK; from the coding sequence ATGAATGAATTATCGGTCATGGACTGCGCCAAGATGCCACTGGATCGCATGGACATGGTACAGCGCAGCTTGAAATGCAGAACCATCGAGATCTTTGAATATGACGAGCCTGTCAGCTTCACGGGGGAAGAGGAGGAGTTGGCCATAGAGCCCACGCCCGACACTGAGGATGCCACAGAGGATGACGAGGATCGGGCTATGCATGCGGTGGCCGAAATCGATTGCATTATCCGACGCATCGAACTGATGCAGCTTGCCATTAGGCAGCGTCAAAATCAAGCCATATCCGAGGACCAGACGGCCCCCGAAGAAGAGCAACAGCCAGAGGAGGAATATCTCACCAAAATCCAACAGCTATGCCAGGAGATTGAGCGCAAACGGAAAGAGCTGGATGTCAAAGTTGAAGTCCAGGAGCTAATGCCGGAACGGCCGAAGCCTCTGGAGCTGAGTTGCCAGGAAAAGGTCGAGGTCCGTGACCTCCAGCATGCCCACCATCGCCTGCAGTGTGAAATCTCAGAGATGATCTGCCGCTATCAAAATCTGCGCGCCACCCTGCGTGATTTTCGCCTCCGGATGTGCTCGATAAACAAACAGTTGCGCCACATGTCCGCCCGGGCGCAGGAGTTCAACGAGTGGGTCTTACAGGTGGCCGGCGAACTGCACGTCTGCCTGGAGCGCTACCACTACTTGCTCCATCAGAAGATATCTAAAATAGAGGCACAGACAACGGCCAAGGTCCACATTTTCCGATTCTTTAGCCtaaacaaacaatttttaatgaacAGTCGTCTGCCGAGAGATCTACGAGACCTTCGCTTTGAAATCGATGAGCTTTGCATCTTTATAAACGATTTGACCGAGGAAATGGAGGAACGTTTTGATAAGGTTGAGCACTCGACCTGGATTAAGAACAAGGATTTCGGGAGCACTAAAGATCTCTCGACACCACTGGTTGAAATGCAATCGGTCCTGTCCACGGTTATTAAGGGAAAACCCTCAAAGCTCAAAGGAACCAAAGCTAATAAATAG